In Asanoa sp. WMMD1127, one genomic interval encodes:
- a CDS encoding dihydrodipicolinate synthase family protein has product MTDPLWTGVAVALVTLFDDEGAVDERATAAHAARLTDEGIRAVLVGGSTGEADTLTDAELAGLTAAVRAAVPGGIPVVTGASGAWRRAAVSRIEAAVGAGADAVLVAPPRRGVPDLAAFYGAAAKAAGGAPVLAYHFPGVAGGDVPVPALPDLPLTGLKDSTGSAERLLQELAVWDRAVYVGSSALVLMAGAVGAAGAILAVANAAPGQAVAAFDGDAAAQRALLEPHLRAKDRFPAGLKALVAERYGTSVTARLS; this is encoded by the coding sequence GTGACCGATCCGCTGTGGACCGGCGTCGCGGTGGCGCTGGTGACCCTGTTCGACGACGAAGGCGCGGTCGACGAGCGCGCCACCGCCGCCCACGCTGCCCGCCTGACCGACGAGGGGATCCGCGCGGTCCTGGTCGGCGGCAGCACGGGCGAGGCGGACACCCTCACGGACGCGGAGCTCGCCGGCCTGACGGCTGCGGTCCGCGCCGCGGTGCCGGGCGGGATTCCCGTGGTGACGGGGGCCAGCGGCGCGTGGCGCAGGGCGGCCGTGAGCCGCATCGAGGCCGCGGTCGGCGCCGGCGCGGATGCGGTGCTGGTCGCCCCGCCCCGCCGCGGCGTTCCCGATCTAGCGGCCTTCTACGGCGCCGCCGCCAAGGCGGCCGGCGGTGCCCCGGTGTTGGCGTACCACTTCCCCGGGGTCGCCGGAGGCGACGTCCCGGTGCCGGCGCTGCCCGATCTTCCCCTCACCGGCCTCAAGGACTCGACCGGCTCGGCAGAGCGCCTGCTCCAGGAGTTGGCGGTTTGGGACCGCGCGGTTTACGTGGGGTCGAGCGCGCTGGTGCTGATGGCCGGCGCGGTGGGAGCGGCCGGCGCGATCCTCGCCGTCGCCAACGCGGCGCCGGGCCAAGCGGTGGCGGCATTCGACGGGGACGCCGCCGCGCAGCGGGCGCTGCTGGAGCCGCACCTGCGGGCCAAGGATCGCTTCCCGGCCGGTCTGAAGGCGCTCGTCGCGGAGCGCTACGGCACGTCGGTGACAGCCCGCCTGAGCTGA
- a CDS encoding glycosyltransferase yields the protein MSAPTRDPYDGLAGTAGEPVLGRASIPAGLKIAPQLPEYPLLDDEDADQDVDPDEDTQPIPVPPATGRAVVGTPLPNQRTAATDTAVILANQPPIPPPPPPVTVAADDAPPRRSARRVVPKPKWVVAAVLVFVFVSLLLVEAYANARFTPDHQSEPGPTTTVPDQILEGGPIINAVPGQDPRSYRMPPKTIALTFDDGPDPVWTPRVMATLDRYHADATFFVVGSQVVRHPGLARQLVDNGHELGVHTFTHPDVATLPEWRRRMEYSQTQLALADAAGVRSSLLRFPYSSRADAIDDAAWKLVNQAGGLGYVTVVNDRDSQDWARPGVDRIIANMMPEGDAGAVVLLHDAGGDREQTVQALERFVPMMQARGYSFVTVTDGLRQALTDPETGAAPTVLRNPPAAAAEQQRGLALATAIRIADWSLDFVAVLFLIVGILTLARTLLLFVLSGRQARRRRGDWSWGPPVTAPVSVIVPAYNEREGIESAVRSLAGGDHPGGIEVIVVDDGSTDDTADIAESLNLPNVRVIRKPNGGKSSALNTGVAAASHDIIVMVDGDTIFEADSVRQLVQPFADPEVGAVAGNVKVGNRASLVARWQHIEYVIGFNLDRRLYETLRCMPTVPGAIGAWRKDALLAIGGMSDDTLAEDTDVTIAFCRAGWKVVYEGRARAWTEAPASLGQLWRQRYRWSYGTMQAMWKHRRSLVDDGPSGRFGRRGLPFLALFGIALPLLAPVIDLLAVYGVLFAGRGETALAWLAMLGLQLITGVVAFKLDKERLTPLWTLPLQQFAYRQLMYLVLIQSLVTALTGGRLRWHKLRRTGEAAVHT from the coding sequence ATGAGCGCACCCACCCGTGACCCGTACGACGGGCTCGCCGGCACCGCCGGCGAGCCCGTCCTCGGCCGCGCCAGCATCCCCGCCGGCCTCAAGATCGCCCCGCAGCTACCGGAATACCCCCTGCTGGACGACGAGGACGCCGACCAGGACGTCGACCCCGACGAGGACACCCAGCCGATCCCGGTCCCACCGGCGACCGGCCGCGCCGTCGTCGGGACCCCCCTCCCGAACCAACGCACCGCCGCCACCGACACCGCCGTGATCCTCGCCAACCAGCCTCCGATCCCACCGCCACCACCGCCGGTCACCGTCGCCGCCGACGACGCGCCGCCGCGCCGCAGCGCACGCCGGGTCGTACCCAAGCCCAAATGGGTCGTCGCCGCCGTCCTGGTCTTCGTCTTCGTCAGCCTCCTGCTCGTCGAGGCGTACGCGAACGCGCGCTTCACCCCCGACCACCAGAGCGAGCCGGGCCCGACCACCACGGTCCCGGACCAGATCCTCGAGGGCGGGCCGATCATCAACGCGGTGCCGGGCCAGGATCCCCGCTCGTACCGCATGCCGCCGAAGACCATCGCGCTCACGTTCGACGATGGCCCCGATCCGGTGTGGACGCCGCGGGTGATGGCGACCCTCGACCGCTACCACGCCGACGCGACGTTCTTCGTCGTCGGCTCGCAGGTCGTCCGCCACCCGGGCCTGGCCCGGCAGCTCGTCGACAACGGCCACGAGCTCGGCGTGCACACCTTCACCCACCCGGACGTCGCGACGCTCCCCGAGTGGCGCCGCCGGATGGAGTACTCGCAGACCCAGCTCGCCCTCGCCGACGCCGCCGGGGTGCGCAGCTCGCTGCTCCGCTTCCCCTATTCGTCGCGGGCCGACGCGATCGACGACGCGGCCTGGAAGCTGGTCAACCAGGCCGGCGGGCTCGGCTATGTCACGGTGGTCAACGACCGCGACAGCCAGGACTGGGCCCGGCCCGGCGTCGACCGGATCATCGCCAACATGATGCCGGAGGGCGACGCCGGCGCGGTCGTCCTGCTGCACGACGCGGGCGGTGACCGCGAGCAGACCGTGCAGGCGCTGGAGCGGTTCGTCCCGATGATGCAGGCGCGGGGCTACTCGTTCGTGACGGTCACCGACGGCCTGCGCCAGGCGCTGACCGACCCGGAGACCGGCGCCGCGCCGACCGTGCTGCGCAATCCGCCCGCCGCGGCCGCCGAGCAGCAGCGCGGCCTGGCCCTGGCGACGGCGATCCGGATCGCCGACTGGTCACTGGACTTCGTCGCGGTGCTGTTCCTGATCGTCGGCATCCTGACGCTCGCCCGTACGCTGCTGCTCTTCGTGCTCTCCGGTCGCCAGGCACGGCGGCGCCGCGGCGACTGGTCGTGGGGTCCGCCGGTGACCGCTCCGGTGTCGGTGATCGTGCCCGCCTACAACGAGCGCGAGGGCATCGAGTCGGCGGTGCGCTCGCTGGCCGGCGGCGACCATCCGGGCGGCATCGAGGTGATCGTCGTCGACGACGGCTCGACCGACGACACCGCCGACATCGCGGAAAGCCTGAACCTGCCGAACGTACGCGTGATCCGCAAGCCCAACGGCGGCAAGTCGAGCGCGCTGAACACCGGTGTGGCGGCGGCCAGCCACGACATCATCGTGATGGTCGACGGCGACACGATCTTCGAGGCCGACTCGGTGCGCCAGCTCGTGCAGCCGTTCGCCGACCCCGAGGTGGGCGCGGTCGCCGGCAACGTCAAGGTCGGCAACCGGGCCAGCCTGGTCGCCCGCTGGCAGCACATCGAGTACGTGATCGGCTTCAACCTCGACCGCCGCCTCTACGAGACGCTGCGCTGCATGCCCACGGTCCCCGGCGCGATCGGCGCGTGGCGCAAGGACGCCCTGCTGGCGATCGGCGGGATGAGCGACGACACGCTCGCCGAGGACACCGACGTCACGATCGCGTTCTGCCGGGCCGGCTGGAAGGTGGTCTACGAGGGCCGCGCCCGCGCCTGGACCGAGGCCCCCGCGTCGCTGGGCCAGCTCTGGCGGCAGCGCTACCGGTGGAGCTACGGCACCATGCAGGCGATGTGGAAGCACCGCCGGTCCCTGGTCGACGACGGCCCCTCGGGTCGCTTCGGCCGCCGCGGTCTGCCGTTCCTGGCGCTGTTCGGCATCGCGCTGCCGCTGCTCGCCCCGGTGATCGACCTGCTGGCCGTCTACGGCGTGCTGTTCGCGGGCCGGGGCGAGACCGCGCTCGCCTGGCTGGCGATGCTCGGCCTACAGCTGATCACGGGCGTGGTGGCGTTCAAGCTCGACAAGGAGCGCCTGACGCCACTCTGGACACTGCCGCTGCAGCAGTTCGCGTACCGCCAGCTCATGTATCTCGTGCTCATCCAGTCGCTGGTCACCGCCCTGACCGGCGGCCGGCTGCGCTGGCACAAGCTCCGCCGCACCGGCGAGGCGGCCGTGCACACCTAA